In Thermococcus thioreducens, a genomic segment contains:
- a CDS encoding glycosyltransferase: MIMVRGGAMPENRKIRICMWGTKGPFFDNHIRLLESIESITILSIGSWHRTKSYDIIAFNNAESPIEKIFEILKRPFRVILLFSKLDKWCDVHIVHYMNLWYLLSLFVVPLKKPVIYIPYGTDWRYGNKNRGRINYIRKLIFKYVVHKKIDLVVLEFHFNLRRFAEILELRDIEKLSLYTIFPVRNSFYKPTDYPIKKSSSCFLIFSPRALRPFYNHDILIDIISMSKFRNSIVLLFINSFGHNNKYVENIASKAKNLNIKVSIINRFLSADEMARLFSISEFNVNIPVDDQFGMSIMEGALLCSIPILNKHVKSYRELMGQKNAIFIDPYSIEEASKLIDSILANRKLHKKMCRINRKIFRNRKESNVVENLTEVIFKVIER, encoded by the coding sequence CTATGCCGGAAAATAGAAAAATACGAATATGCATGTGGGGTACAAAGGGTCCTTTTTTTGATAATCATATAAGACTTCTCGAATCCATTGAAAGCATTACCATCCTTTCAATTGGCTCGTGGCATCGTACAAAGTCATATGATATAATAGCATTTAATAACGCTGAGTCTCCAATAGAAAAAATATTTGAAATCCTTAAAAGGCCTTTCCGTGTTATACTGCTCTTTTCAAAGTTGGATAAATGGTGTGATGTTCACATTGTCCATTACATGAATTTATGGTACCTGTTATCGTTGTTTGTGGTTCCTCTTAAAAAACCTGTGATTTATATTCCTTATGGGACTGACTGGAGGTATGGAAACAAAAATAGGGGACGTATTAATTATATTCGCAAATTGATATTTAAGTATGTAGTCCATAAAAAAATTGATCTAGTTGTTCTTGAATTCCATTTTAATTTGCGACGATTTGCCGAGATACTTGAATTAAGGGATATTGAAAAACTTTCCTTGTACACTATATTCCCCGTTCGGAATTCATTTTATAAACCTACAGATTATCCAATAAAAAAAAGCTCCAGTTGCTTTTTAATATTCTCTCCCCGGGCATTGCGTCCTTTTTACAATCACGATATTCTCATAGATATAATCAGCATGTCTAAATTCAGGAATAGCATTGTTCTGTTGTTTATTAATTCGTTCGGGCATAATAATAAATATGTTGAAAATATTGCGTCCAAGGCAAAAAATCTAAATATCAAAGTTTCAATCATAAACCGATTTCTGTCTGCAGATGAAATGGCAAGGCTCTTTTCTATATCAGAGTTCAACGTTAATATTCCAGTTGATGATCAATTCGGTATGTCTATCATGGAAGGTGCACTGCTTTGTAGTATCCCTATACTCAACAAGCATGTCAAATCTTATCGTGAACTTATGGGGCAAAAAAACGCTATATTTATTGATCCGTATTCTATTGAAGAAGCCTCAAAACTAATTGATAGTATACTTGCAAATAGAAAATTGCATAAGAAAATGTGCAGAATTAATAGGAAGATTTTTAGAAATCGCAAAGAATCAAATGTAGTGGAGAACCTCACCGAGGTTATATTTAAGGTGATTGAGAGGTGA
- a CDS encoding acyltransferase, with protein sequence MVQYPEGLKLGKYTDIGAFTYINAKYGVVIEDYVQIGSHCSIYSESTIDGKKGKVVIKKNARIGSHSVVMPGVTIGENSIIGAFSFVNKDIPDNVIAFGVPVRIHRRLTEGEIKKLLEEIEE encoded by the coding sequence ATGGTGCAGTACCCAGAAGGTCTCAAGCTTGGTAAGTACACTGACATTGGTGCGTTCACTTACATAAACGCAAAGTATGGTGTAGTAATAGAAGATTATGTCCAAATTGGATCCCACTGTTCAATATATTCGGAATCCACAATAGACGGTAAAAAAGGGAAAGTTGTTATCAAAAAGAATGCAAGGATTGGAAGTCATAGTGTGGTAATGCCCGGAGTAACAATTGGAGAGAACTCGATTATCGGTGCATTCAGCTTTGTTAACAAAGACATACCAGACAACGTTATAGCCTTTGGAGTGCCCGTGAGAATCCACAGGCGCTTAACCGAAGGAGAAATCAAAAAACTGCTGGAGGAGATTGAAGAATGA
- a CDS encoding DegT/DnrJ/EryC1/StrS family aminotransferase, protein MNIPLFKIYWDEDDIKAVEEVIRSGMHWCIGRQIEEFEKGICEYLGTKHCVAFNSGGSALHALMLAYGFKPGDEIIVPSFTFIATAYAPLYIGAKPIFADIEEETLGLDPEDVKEKITPKTKAIIAVHYGGMPCKVRELKEIAEDYGLILIEDAAEAFGAKVGGRYVGTFGDSAIFSFCQNKIFTTSEGGAVVTENEEIHRRLKLLVSYGRVTEGNYFTSGARSDYVEIGYNWRLSTILAALGLSQLKKVDRLIEMRRKNAHFMNTTLKRVNGIKVMEEPRDYFAVYQLYTIRVLEGEKTRNKLMDYLAQKGISTKIYFEPVHKYTVFRNLGYSQLNLPVTESISSQVLTLPLYPHMTVKELEYVASSVKEFMMRGDTHETGYF, encoded by the coding sequence ATGAACATACCACTATTCAAAATTTACTGGGATGAGGACGATATAAAAGCCGTTGAAGAAGTTATTCGCTCTGGGATGCACTGGTGCATTGGAAGACAAATCGAAGAATTTGAAAAAGGCATTTGCGAGTACCTTGGAACCAAGCACTGTGTGGCCTTTAATTCCGGCGGTTCAGCACTACATGCGCTAATGCTGGCTTATGGCTTTAAACCCGGCGATGAGATTATCGTGCCCTCTTTCACATTCATAGCAACAGCTTACGCTCCATTATACATTGGAGCAAAGCCAATTTTTGCAGATATTGAAGAAGAAACTCTTGGACTGGATCCGGAGGATGTTAAAGAAAAAATTACTCCAAAAACCAAGGCAATAATCGCGGTTCATTATGGTGGAATGCCATGCAAAGTTAGAGAGCTGAAGGAGATCGCCGAGGATTATGGTTTAATTCTAATAGAGGACGCTGCTGAAGCTTTTGGGGCAAAAGTCGGGGGGAGATACGTTGGAACTTTCGGGGACTCAGCAATTTTCAGCTTTTGCCAGAATAAAATATTCACCACTAGCGAAGGGGGCGCAGTTGTTACGGAGAATGAAGAAATACACAGACGGCTGAAATTATTAGTCTCATATGGTAGGGTAACGGAAGGGAATTATTTCACTTCTGGAGCTAGGAGCGATTATGTTGAAATTGGATATAACTGGAGGCTCTCTACGATTCTGGCGGCACTAGGCTTGTCTCAATTGAAAAAAGTTGACCGTTTAATTGAAATGCGGAGAAAGAACGCGCACTTCATGAATACCACTCTAAAAAGAGTAAATGGGATCAAAGTTATGGAAGAACCAAGAGATTACTTTGCAGTCTACCAGCTTTACACGATAAGAGTTTTGGAAGGAGAGAAAACAAGGAACAAGTTAATGGATTATCTCGCTCAAAAAGGCATTTCCACGAAGATTTATTTTGAGCCGGTGCATAAATATACTGTGTTTAGAAATTTGGGATACTCTCAGCTCAATTTACCAGTAACTGAAAGTATATCTTCCCAAGTCCTGACTTTGCCGTTGTACCCGCACATGACTGTTAAGGAGTTGGAGTATGTTGCATCGTCGGTTAAAGAGTTCATGATGAGGGGTGATACTCATGAAACCGGATATTTTTAA
- a CDS encoding SDR family NAD(P)-dependent oxidoreductase: MKPDIFKNKNVLVTGGTGSIGREIVRQLLETDVNRVIVMSRDEIKHFVMRKEFSDERLEFVVGDVRDFQSASNVFKLYNVDIVFHAAAMKHVVISEEFPFEAVKTNIIGTQNLVDLALHHGVEKFVTISTDKAANPTTVMGATKFIAERITLNANRLTGGDSSFVVVRFGNVANSRGSVIPVFITTMLKKRKLFVSDPEVTRFIMRISDAVKLVFKATEIGAGGELFILKMPAFRLGDLVDVMVHDIAPLLGIDSEDILVELIGLSPGEKLHEDLISEVESYYVDDLGDMYRVTIGGVKKAVGSVWIRYTSKDAPRVSKEDLKNLVLEYLGKTNRREK, from the coding sequence ATGAAACCGGATATTTTTAAGAACAAGAACGTCCTCGTTACGGGTGGTACAGGAAGTATTGGTCGGGAAATTGTTAGGCAACTCTTGGAGACTGATGTTAATAGGGTTATTGTAATGAGCAGGGATGAGATAAAGCATTTTGTCATGAGGAAGGAGTTTTCTGATGAGCGTTTGGAGTTTGTTGTAGGGGACGTCCGGGATTTTCAGAGTGCGAGTAATGTTTTCAAGCTGTATAACGTGGATATTGTATTCCACGCCGCTGCAATGAAGCATGTTGTTATCTCAGAAGAGTTTCCTTTTGAGGCCGTGAAGACTAACATAATTGGGACTCAGAATTTAGTTGATTTAGCTCTTCATCATGGTGTGGAGAAATTTGTGACTATAAGTACTGACAAGGCGGCTAATCCGACTACTGTTATGGGGGCGACAAAATTCATTGCGGAGAGGATAACGCTTAATGCCAATCGTTTGACTGGTGGTGATAGTTCTTTTGTGGTTGTTAGGTTTGGAAATGTTGCGAACTCAAGAGGATCAGTAATTCCTGTTTTTATAACCACAATGTTGAAGAAGCGAAAGCTTTTCGTCTCCGATCCAGAAGTTACGAGATTCATCATGCGTATTTCGGATGCCGTTAAGTTAGTCTTTAAAGCTACCGAGATTGGAGCTGGGGGTGAGCTGTTTATATTGAAAATGCCTGCGTTTAGGCTTGGGGATTTGGTTGATGTGATGGTTCATGATATTGCTCCGTTACTGGGTATTGATTCTGAAGATATCCTGGTGGAATTAATTGGTCTCTCGCCGGGTGAAAAACTCCATGAGGATTTGATAAGTGAGGTAGAGAGTTATTATGTAGATGACTTGGGTGATATGTACAGAGTAACCATTGGAGGAGTTAAGAAAGCCGTTGGGTCTGTTTGGATTAGATATACCTCTAAAGATGCGCCAAGGGTATCCAAAGAGGATCTCAAAAATCTCGTGCTTGAATATCTTGGGAAAACTAATAGGAGGGAAAAATAA
- a CDS encoding sulfotransferase, producing the protein MEHDTLPNLFIVGEPRSGTTSLYHYLNQHPEIFMSPIKEPNHFCTDLHRETLEFLKTLRKNFWCI; encoded by the coding sequence ATGGAGCATGATACTCTGCCCAACTTATTCATTGTCGGTGAACCAAGAAGCGGGACAACATCCCTCTACCACTACCTCAACCAGCATCCGGAGATTTTTATGTCCCCCATAAAGGAGCCAAATCATTTCTGTACAGACCTCCATAGAGAAACGTTGGAATTTTTAAAAACATTGAGAAAGAACTTTTGGTGCATCTAG
- a CDS encoding sulfotransferase domain-containing protein translates to MHLELFRGARGYRIVGESSVIYLYSKEAAKNIYGFNPDAKIIALFREPVSFLYSLHSVFLRELHENVEDFKKALELEPLRRQWKQIPKYVLFPSMLYYSGWIKYAEHLKRYYKHFDESQVKVIIFDDLKADPEKVYREILQFLGVQNVDFTP, encoded by the coding sequence GTGCATCTAGAGCTTTTTAGAGGAGCACGAGGTTACAGAATTGTTGGTGAATCTTCGGTTATTTATCTGTACTCTAAAGAGGCAGCGAAGAATATTTATGGATTCAATCCAGATGCAAAGATAATAGCACTCTTTAGAGAGCCCGTTAGTTTTTTATATTCTCTTCATAGTGTCTTCCTTAGGGAGTTGCACGAGAATGTTGAAGATTTTAAGAAAGCCCTGGAACTGGAACCCCTCAGAAGGCAGTGGAAGCAGATTCCCAAATATGTTTTATTCCCATCAATGCTGTATTATTCAGGATGGATAAAATATGCTGAACACTTGAAAAGATATTACAAGCATTTTGATGAATCTCAAGTGAAGGTGATAATATTTGATGACCTAAAGGCCGATCCCGAAAAAGTATATCGTGAGATTCTCCAGTTCTTAGGTGTCCAAAATGTGGACTTTACCCCTTAA
- a CDS encoding flippase — MSESLKLRLIKNAGWLFGAEIFSKLLAYGIIVILSRTLGPDGLGQYSFIFYYIGLLGIFSDLGVSFYFMREVARDRDKLKELLPDVLGFKIVLAILNFGIIVLITLFLPKPEWMKLLIVLAGAEAMLTWVSLVFVRMTYAFEITKYEAIARTVERFWAFFIGGAVLWHFKELFPFVAVLLVGYTIRELLRIRWGLSFVPGKIVVRFRPAEWANLLRKSYPFWLIGLFTLIYYRTDMVMLNLLRGDYETGIYRAAYMWIQVAMLVPNVVIPTTLPSMARLHKENRKTLEALFKKSFQTLLFLGLAGTAGYYLFAKLGILFVFGEKFKESVPVLRILAFAIPFMFLNSLFGSYMNATGRELTFTKITGFTAFLNVTLNYTLILHYGATGAAVATVVSQGVASLVNLKLLDR, encoded by the coding sequence ATGTCGGAGAGCCTGAAACTGAGGCTGATAAAAAACGCCGGCTGGCTCTTTGGGGCGGAGATATTCTCAAAACTCCTAGCCTATGGAATAATAGTCATCTTGAGCAGAACGCTCGGCCCAGACGGGCTCGGGCAGTACTCGTTTATATTCTACTACATTGGCCTCCTCGGAATATTTTCAGACCTCGGGGTGAGCTTCTACTTCATGAGGGAAGTTGCGAGGGACAGGGACAAACTTAAAGAACTGCTCCCCGATGTCCTCGGCTTCAAGATAGTCCTGGCAATCCTCAACTTCGGGATAATAGTCCTTATAACACTCTTCCTCCCGAAGCCGGAATGGATGAAGCTCCTAATAGTTTTAGCTGGAGCTGAGGCAATGCTAACCTGGGTCTCACTTGTGTTTGTCAGAATGACGTATGCATTTGAAATCACAAAGTACGAGGCCATAGCGAGAACCGTCGAGAGGTTCTGGGCCTTCTTTATTGGTGGTGCAGTCCTGTGGCATTTCAAGGAGCTCTTCCCGTTCGTGGCAGTTCTCTTAGTTGGATACACAATAAGGGAACTCCTCAGGATAAGGTGGGGTCTCAGCTTCGTTCCAGGAAAGATTGTGGTTAGGTTCCGTCCAGCGGAATGGGCAAACCTCCTCAGGAAGTCCTACCCCTTCTGGCTGATTGGGCTCTTCACCCTGATTTACTACCGCACGGACATGGTGATGCTGAACCTTCTCAGGGGAGATTATGAAACGGGGATTTACAGGGCGGCGTACATGTGGATTCAGGTTGCGATGCTTGTTCCCAACGTTGTGATACCCACAACACTACCCTCCATGGCAAGGCTCCACAAGGAAAATAGGAAAACGCTTGAGGCCCTCTTTAAAAAGAGCTTCCAGACCTTACTTTTCCTTGGCCTTGCCGGCACCGCGGGATATTACCTTTTCGCAAAGCTCGGAATCCTCTTCGTATTTGGGGAGAAGTTCAAGGAGAGCGTCCCCGTGCTCAGGATTCTGGCCTTTGCTATTCCATTCATGTTCCTGAACTCGCTCTTCGGGAGCTACATGAACGCCACAGGAAGGGAGCTTACCTTTACCAAGATAACCGGCTTTACCGCTTTTCTCAATGTCACTCTTAACTATACCCTCATACTCCACTACGGGGCTACCGGTGCGGCGGTGGCTACGGTGGTGAGTCAAGGGGTAGCAAGTTTAGTTAATTTAAAACTATTGGACAGGTAA
- a CDS encoding cation diffusion facilitator family transporter has translation MEEIYRPIWLSIVGNVLLSLFKLVVGFMYSSIALISDGVHSLSDVITSIIGYAGIRISSKPPDRDHPFGHSRFEPLVAFLIGEALLIVAYEIGRDAVYRILHGGTIQVNSLMLGVTILSILSKEAMFRYSVYVGRKLNSQILVADAYHHRSDALSSVAVLVGLGAQKLGFQYGDSLAGLVVAAFLVKVSISIILENVRYLTGQAPPFEVCERIKETALSIPNVLGVHDLRAHYVGSKLHVELHIEVPPELTLKEAHDISEEVKKRIEEIPEVEVAFVHVDIKGVTK, from the coding sequence ATGGAAGAAATTTACAGGCCGATATGGCTCAGCATCGTTGGCAACGTCCTACTTTCCCTGTTCAAGCTGGTTGTTGGCTTCATGTATTCGAGCATAGCCCTCATCTCGGACGGAGTGCACTCCCTGAGTGATGTGATAACAAGCATCATAGGCTACGCGGGGATAAGGATATCCTCCAAGCCCCCCGACAGGGATCATCCCTTTGGGCATTCCCGCTTTGAACCCCTGGTGGCGTTCCTGATCGGAGAGGCGCTCCTCATAGTCGCCTACGAGATAGGCAGGGACGCAGTTTATCGCATCCTCCACGGGGGTACCATCCAGGTCAATTCCCTGATGCTCGGCGTCACGATTCTGTCCATTCTCTCCAAGGAGGCCATGTTCCGCTATTCGGTTTACGTTGGCAGAAAGCTCAACAGCCAGATACTCGTAGCCGACGCCTACCACCACAGGAGCGACGCGCTGAGCAGCGTCGCGGTGCTCGTTGGTCTCGGTGCTCAGAAGTTAGGTTTCCAGTACGGTGATTCCCTTGCCGGTCTGGTGGTGGCCGCGTTTCTTGTAAAGGTCTCGATAAGCATTATCCTTGAAAACGTCCGTTACCTGACAGGCCAGGCCCCGCCCTTCGAGGTCTGCGAGAGGATAAAGGAAACTGCCCTGAGCATCCCCAACGTCCTCGGTGTCCATGATTTAAGGGCCCATTACGTTGGAAGCAAGCTCCACGTCGAGCTACACATTGAAGTGCCCCCAGAACTCACACTGAAAGAGGCTCACGATATCAGTGAGGAGGTTAAGAAGAGAATAGAGGAAATCCCCGAGGTGGAGGTCGCCTTTGTCCACGTGGACATAAAGGGGGTTACTAAGTGA
- the mfnA gene encoding tyrosine decarboxylase MfnA has translation MFPRKGAGEKEVLGELEEKTSSDLTFDSGRILGSMCTYPHPFAVEVVRRYIDRNLGDPGLHVGSQRVEEEAVEMLSNLLGLKRGYGHIVSGGTEANILAVRAFRNIAEVERPELILPESAHFSFLKASEMLKVKLVWAKLKKDYSVDVKDVEAKITDNTIGIVGIAGTTGLGVVDDIPALSDLALDYGLPLHVDAAFGGFVIPFAKELGYEIPDFDFRLKGVESITIDPHKMGMVPIPAGGIIFREKKFLEAISVPAPYLAGGKVWQATITGTRPGASALAVWAMIKHLGFEGYKKVVKKAMELSRWFAEELKKIPGVYLIREPVLNIVSFGTGNLEEVEEELKKRGWGISAHRGYIRIVMMPHVRKEHLEAFLVDLGGIMRYIT, from the coding sequence ATGTTTCCGAGAAAAGGCGCGGGCGAGAAAGAGGTTCTGGGGGAGCTTGAGGAGAAAACATCCTCAGATCTGACCTTCGATTCAGGAAGGATACTCGGCTCGATGTGCACTTATCCCCATCCCTTTGCCGTTGAGGTCGTTAGGAGGTACATAGACAGGAACCTCGGCGATCCCGGTTTGCATGTGGGCAGCCAGAGGGTGGAAGAAGAGGCCGTCGAAATGCTCTCAAACCTTCTGGGCCTAAAAAGAGGTTATGGGCACATAGTCTCCGGTGGAACCGAGGCCAATATTCTGGCGGTGCGGGCCTTCCGGAACATCGCAGAGGTCGAAAGGCCAGAGCTGATCCTCCCTGAAAGCGCCCACTTCTCCTTCCTGAAGGCGAGCGAGATGCTGAAGGTTAAACTCGTCTGGGCAAAGCTGAAGAAAGATTACTCGGTCGACGTTAAGGACGTCGAGGCTAAAATCACGGACAACACCATAGGAATCGTCGGCATCGCCGGAACCACCGGGCTGGGTGTGGTAGACGACATTCCCGCTCTGAGCGACCTTGCCCTTGACTATGGCCTTCCTCTCCACGTTGATGCGGCCTTCGGCGGCTTCGTGATACCCTTCGCAAAGGAGCTCGGCTACGAGATTCCAGACTTTGACTTCCGGCTGAAGGGCGTGGAGAGCATAACCATAGACCCCCACAAGATGGGCATGGTGCCCATTCCTGCCGGGGGGATAATATTCAGGGAAAAGAAGTTCCTTGAGGCAATAAGCGTCCCCGCACCGTACCTCGCAGGGGGCAAGGTCTGGCAGGCCACCATAACGGGAACCCGGCCTGGAGCGAGCGCTTTAGCTGTCTGGGCGATGATAAAGCACCTTGGCTTCGAAGGCTACAAGAAGGTCGTGAAGAAGGCGATGGAGCTGAGCAGGTGGTTCGCGGAGGAACTGAAAAAAATCCCCGGAGTTTACCTCATCCGCGAGCCTGTTCTCAACATAGTGTCCTTTGGAACCGGGAACCTTGAGGAGGTCGAGGAAGAACTAAAGAAACGGGGCTGGGGCATAAGCGCCCACCGCGGCTACATCAGGATAGTCATGATGCCCCATGTGAGGAAAGAGCACCTGGAGGCGTTTTTGGTGGATTTGGGGGGGATCATGAGGTACATCACTTAG
- a CDS encoding cation:proton antiporter, with amino-acid sequence MDFLPALAILLVVAKSIEWLFERVGIHPIIAHVLTGVMLGPFVLGVIEPTEELGVLAEFGLIMMMLYMGLTSNFSAIAQNTKKAVVVAGLGVAFSFVLGFITVMYFGKGTTAAIFIGITLGNTAIEVTSGVLAKERVKREVSSIIMGAAFADDIMAVYLIGIITALAGGGLDLVSFGILTVKIFTFIAVTLLISEYVFKRARWFYSIVRNLNVFFTFTLILTFALAIIAEKAGLNQIIGAYLAGLTISRLRERKDPLVVTRIKLNELIEDLQVVLTEFFIPLFFIYVGLMFNPPTAGMSLTLIGALYLSAVLGKLLGCGLGSKLFGLSWRDSILVGIGMGGRGSLELAILTFGLSAGLIDQVLFASFIAVSMLTALTTPMFFKAYIQRAKA; translated from the coding sequence GTGGACTTTCTGCCCGCGCTGGCGATTCTCCTGGTCGTTGCAAAGAGCATTGAATGGCTCTTTGAGAGGGTGGGGATACACCCGATAATAGCCCACGTCCTGACCGGTGTCATGCTGGGGCCCTTCGTGCTGGGCGTCATCGAACCGACGGAAGAGCTCGGAGTCCTGGCGGAGTTTGGGCTGATAATGATGATGCTCTATATGGGGCTCACCAGCAACTTCTCGGCGATAGCACAGAACACCAAGAAGGCCGTTGTAGTTGCCGGTCTCGGAGTCGCGTTCTCGTTCGTTTTGGGGTTTATCACGGTGATGTACTTCGGCAAGGGCACGACTGCGGCAATATTCATAGGGATAACCCTTGGAAACACGGCGATAGAGGTGACGAGCGGTGTTCTGGCCAAGGAGCGCGTCAAGAGGGAAGTCTCGTCAATAATCATGGGTGCAGCGTTCGCCGACGACATAATGGCGGTCTACCTAATAGGCATCATAACGGCCCTCGCCGGAGGGGGCCTTGACCTAGTCTCCTTTGGAATTTTGACCGTCAAGATATTCACGTTCATAGCGGTCACACTCCTCATCTCCGAGTACGTCTTCAAGAGGGCAAGGTGGTTCTACTCAATCGTCAGGAACCTGAACGTCTTCTTCACATTCACCCTCATTCTGACCTTTGCACTCGCAATTATAGCCGAGAAAGCCGGCCTCAACCAGATAATCGGTGCCTACCTGGCCGGTCTCACAATAAGCCGGCTGAGGGAAAGGAAGGACCCCCTTGTGGTCACCCGGATAAAGCTGAACGAGCTCATAGAAGACCTGCAGGTGGTCCTCACCGAGTTCTTCATACCCCTGTTCTTCATCTACGTCGGGCTCATGTTTAACCCTCCAACGGCCGGAATGAGCCTTACACTCATAGGGGCCCTTTACCTGTCCGCAGTTCTCGGGAAGCTCTTAGGGTGCGGCCTTGGGAGCAAGCTCTTCGGCCTCAGCTGGAGGGATTCAATACTGGTCGGCATAGGCATGGGCGGTAGGGGCAGTTTGGAGCTGGCCATACTGACCTTTGGCCTTTCAGCGGGACTGATAGACCAGGTTCTCTTTGCCAGCTTCATAGCGGTCTCGATGCTTACCGCGCTGACGACGCCAATGTTCTTCAAGGCCTATATCCAGAGGGCAAAAGCTTAA
- a CDS encoding TIGR00304 family membrane protein, whose translation MDKGGLLILAGMGMILLGFLLVFIGTAISALGGEGEVEGGGVIMIGPIPIVFGTGRGAGIAAILAIILMALWIIGALLARRG comes from the coding sequence ATGGACAAGGGGGGCCTGCTCATCCTGGCCGGCATGGGAATGATACTGCTCGGATTCTTGCTAGTCTTTATTGGAACCGCAATTTCTGCTCTGGGCGGCGAGGGCGAGGTGGAAGGCGGCGGAGTAATAATGATAGGCCCAATACCAATAGTCTTCGGGACGGGCAGGGGGGCAGGCATTGCAGCGATACTCGCGATAATACTGATGGCACTCTGGATAATAGGGGCTCTGCTCGCGAGGAGGGGATGA
- a CDS encoding HAD family hydrolase: MLVLVDLDDTLCNTWEAGKYTILRLIPFLLKRRKFKAFFYILTARYRELEQSRELHMMDLDKIVERLLRKIYVGISPGELDEIQELVDRVFFSNLKLFPDTVPFLEGLRGMGARIVLVTDSSTRWQRKKLEYLGIKDYFDALIISGETGHSKLDPHNFRLARQLFPHEDEVYMVGDRDDTDMRGGKEIGAVTILVSRGYFKGRLAKHADYVVKDLMEALEVIRREHEKRAEA; encoded by the coding sequence ATGCTTGTGCTCGTTGACCTGGACGATACCCTCTGCAACACGTGGGAGGCCGGAAAGTACACGATACTCCGTCTCATCCCTTTCCTTCTGAAAAGGAGAAAGTTTAAGGCGTTCTTCTACATACTCACAGCCCGCTACCGCGAGCTTGAGCAGTCCAGGGAGCTCCACATGATGGACCTCGATAAAATCGTCGAGAGGCTCCTCCGGAAGATATACGTTGGCATCTCGCCTGGGGAGCTCGATGAGATCCAGGAGCTCGTGGACAGGGTATTCTTCTCAAATCTGAAGCTGTTCCCGGACACGGTTCCTTTCCTTGAGGGGCTCAGGGGGATGGGTGCCCGGATAGTGCTCGTAACGGACTCCTCGACCAGGTGGCAGAGGAAGAAGCTCGAATACCTCGGCATAAAGGACTACTTTGATGCCCTTATCATAAGCGGCGAGACGGGGCACAGCAAGCTCGACCCCCACAACTTTCGCCTGGCTAGGCAGCTCTTTCCCCACGAGGACGAGGTCTACATGGTCGGCGACAGGGACGACACTGACATGAGGGGCGGGAAGGAGATAGGGGCCGTTACAATACTCGTCAGCAGGGGGTATTTCAAGGGGAGACTCGCAAAGCACGCCGATTACGTGGTCAAAGACCTCATGGAGGCCCTGGAGGTGATAAGGCGTGAGCATGAAAAACGAGCTGAAGCGTAA
- a CDS encoding diacylglycerol/polyprenol kinase family protein has protein sequence MSMKNELKRKSLHLTGLLVPVSYLLFGREVTLTLIGVAFFLFVVLEPFRIIEELRDSIKRRLKIYVDNDVFERVEVLEKQIREITREHERYRVAAHIYFAAAAFIIVYFFPMEIAIGAITVATVGDALAAIVGKSLGRHRFKNGKSLEGSAAYFFSGLLTLWPLVGPLLAVLGSFTGMLVEFYGFPPGKDPGEQLDDNFSNQLAIAVVLYIAGIFLA, from the coding sequence GTGAGCATGAAAAACGAGCTGAAGCGTAAGTCCCTTCACCTCACCGGCCTTCTTGTTCCAGTCTCGTACCTGCTCTTTGGGAGGGAGGTCACCCTCACCCTCATAGGCGTGGCCTTTTTCCTCTTCGTCGTGCTCGAACCCTTCAGGATAATCGAGGAGCTCAGGGACAGCATCAAGAGGAGGCTTAAGATATACGTTGACAACGACGTCTTCGAGCGCGTTGAGGTTTTGGAGAAGCAGATACGGGAGATAACGAGGGAGCACGAACGCTATCGCGTGGCGGCCCACATATACTTTGCCGCGGCGGCGTTCATCATTGTCTACTTCTTTCCCATGGAGATAGCGATAGGGGCCATCACGGTTGCAACCGTGGGGGATGCCCTGGCGGCTATAGTCGGCAAATCCCTGGGCAGGCACCGCTTCAAAAACGGCAAGAGCCTTGAGGGCAGTGCCGCGTATTTCTTCTCTGGACTTCTGACGCTCTGGCCCCTTGTAGGGCCCCTTTTGGCGGTTCTTGGCTCCTTTACTGGGATGCTGGTGGAATTCTACGGTTTCCCGCCAGGGAAAGATCCGGGGGAACAGCTGGATGACAACTTTTCAAACCAGCTGGCGATAGCGGTTGTGCTGTATATCGCGGGGATTTTCCTGGCCTGA